The following are from one region of the Corylus avellana chromosome ca1, CavTom2PMs-1.0 genome:
- the LOC132162094 gene encoding membrane-associated kinase regulator 5 — MEALNFLKFWRPTNTYPFITNGAPHPLNEKEDELEKEEEEDSFFDLELTVFDFDSKKDKSNDNPEANNVKDNKTRLDTKEHHNNSAKKAALNFSETALSLSPNDPISRRKILPIEPTSKPQSPIALLKSAPRFQVLMFKKPKSKSMATAKRESKTVSMDNQEQRRQESKAFFTVKLKVEEAPKNSLFTRGNSLRKTESKIQDSQPSEDSKAERFSKEVIQKYLNLIKPLYVKVSKRYSEKIKFSEELSVASTASSPSTVALPKKKKPLRKSKSASASIAAAQPVNRRDDSLLQQDDGIQSAILHCKRSFNSSRDSSFLTSSISDSLHDKSRNSYSRDSSLMSRFASEPSEEISVKTCIEEGNVVGI, encoded by the exons ATGGAAGCTCTGAATTTCCTGAAGTTCTGGAGACCCACCAACACCTACCCCTTCATCACCAATGGAGCTCCTCATCCTCTAAATGAAAAAGAGGATGaacttgaaaaagaagaagaagaagactcTTTCTTCGACTTGGAGCTCACTGTTTTTGACTTTGACAGCAAGAAAGACAAAAGCAACGACAACCCCGAAGCCAACAATGTCAAAGACAATAAAACCAGGCTTGATACCAAGGAACACCACAACAACTCGGCCAAAAAAGCTGCCCTCAATTTCTCAGAGACAGCCCTTTCTCTGTCTCCTAACGATCCTATTTCCAGAAGAAAAATCCTCCCGATTGAGCCCACCTCCAAGCCTCAGTCCCCGATCGCTCTGCTCAAATCAGCTCCAAGATTTCAAGTCCTCATGTTTAAGAAGCCGAAGTCAAAGTCAATGGCAACTGCAAAAAGAGAGTCCAAAACCGTTTCCATGGATAACCAGGAGCAAAGAAGACAAGAAAGCAAGGCCTTCTTCACGGTGAAACTCAAGGTTGAAGAAGCTCCGAAAAACTCACTATTCACCAGAGGAAACAGTTTGAGAAAAACCGAAAGCAAAATACAAGACTCCCAGCCCTCAGAGGACTCAAAAGCAGAGCGATTCTCAAAGGAAGTGATACAAAAATATTTGAACCTAATCAAACCTCTATACGTCAAGGTCTCAAAAAGGTACAGCGAAAAGATAAAGTTCTCCGAAGAGTTATCGGTGGCTTCCACTGCGTCGTCTCCGTCTACGGTGGCGTTGCCTAAGAAGAAGAAGCCCTTGCGGAAAAGCAAATCCGCATCGGCTTCGATCGCAGCTGCACAGCCGGTGAATAGGAGAGATGATTCGCTGTTGCAGCAGGATGATGGTATTCAAAGCGCCATTCTTCATTGCAAGAGATCCTTCAATTCTTCTAGAG ATTCTTCATTTTTAACGAGCTCTATTAGCGATTCGTTGCATGACaaatcaagaaattcatattCTAGAG ATTCTTCTCTGATGTCGCGATTTGCAAGCGAACCTTCTGAAGAGATATCCGTCAAAACATGCATTGAGGAAGGCAATGTGGTTGGCATTTGA
- the LOC132162843 gene encoding F-box protein At5g52880: MSNQLERYQKLGLSESLPRIYRYPIACKELSFILRAAYNKLPKNLQSLVFQDTLTAFRLLPEMQIRTAVSAAHILHQSAEAALPKQKRNLAITEFKHAMVAHKRRYKAHQEERGSAQLPQDILMHIFSFLDLQSLVSVGLVCWSWNLAASDDHLWQLQYSSIFSNFDHCLKSKGHQIGRPVEDEEFRFLEEDMNTSSIDWREAFKRAYIGNASKNLTSSRGYCGHCDTIVWLSNLKCSNGHHGLNSENQQLKRVSPCQVVEYILDDSLQFISSSDSDSDSDGGSISRLWAYPRHMTAPQQKPSIRK, encoded by the exons ATGTCAAACCAATTAGAGAGGTACCAAAAACTGGGATTGAGTGAATCGCTGCCAAGAATCTACCGATACCCAATAGCCTGCAAAGAGCTCAGCTTCATTCTGAGAGCCGCTTACAACAAACTGCCCAAAAATTTGCAATCCCTTGTCTTCCAAGACACCCTCACCGCCTTCCGTCTCCTTCCTGA AATGCAGATACGCACTGCTGTTTCAGCCGCCCATATTCTCCATCAGAGTGCAGAGGCTGCGTTGCCAAAGCAGAAGAGAAATCTGGCTATTACTGAATTTAAGCATGCGATGGTTGCTCATAAGAGGCGCTATAAAGCCCACCAAGAAGAAAGAG GTTCTGCCCAACTGCCACAAGATATTCTTATGCACATCTTCAGTTTTCTAGATCTGCAATCTTTAGTTTCAGTTGGACTAGTCTGCTG GTCGTGGAACTTAGCAGCAAGTGATGACCATCTATGGCAGTTGCAATATTCTTccatttttagtaattttgatcaTTGTTTGAAGAGTAAGGGACATCAGATTGGTAGACcagttgaagatgaagaatttAGATTTTTAGAGGAGGACATGAATACAAGCAGTATTGACTGGAGAGAGGCCTTTAAAAGAGCATATATAG GCAATGCGTCAAAGAATTTAACATCTAGTAGGGGATACTGTGGACACTGTGACACTATAGTTTGGCTCAGTAACTTGAAATGCTCCAATGGACATCATGGACTAAATTCTGAAAATCAGCAGCTAAAGCGTGTATCACCTTGCCAG GTTGTGGAGTATATTTTGGATGATTCATTACAATTTATATCTTCCTCAGATAGTGATAGTGATTCTGATGGAGGGTCAATTTCCAGGTTATGGGCCTATCCAAGACACATGACCGCACCCCAACAGAAGCCTTCCATTAGGAAGTAA
- the LOC132191180 gene encoding reticulon-like protein B2 — protein sequence MADHEDEHETLVEKILEKIHDHDDSSSSSSSDSDDGKSKSFDSAKSKIFRLFGREKPLHKVLGGGKSADVFLWRNKKISAGALGGATALWVLFELLGYHLVTLVCHILIVSLAILFLWSNACTFINKSPPRIPELRLPENCVLEVVSTVRIEINFALAVLRDIASGRDLKEFLGVIAGLWVLSLVGKWFNFLTLFYIAFVLLHTLPVLYEKYEDHVDSFAEKATVEIKKQYVVFDAKVLSKIPRGPLKDNKKD from the exons ATGGCGGACCATGAGGACGAGCATGAAACGCTGGTGGAGAAGATCCTGGAGAAGATCCACGACCACGATGACTCATCTTCGTCGTCGTCCTCCGACTCTGACGATGGCAAGTCGAAGTCCTTCGACTCTGCCAAATCAAAGATTTTTAGACTCTTCGGCCGTGAAAAGCCCCTCCACAAAGTTCTTGGCGGTGGAAAAT CTGCTGATGTTTTCCTATGGAGGAACAAGAAAATCTCTGCAGGTGCGCTTGGTGGTGCCACAGCATTGTGGGTTCTCTTTGAGTTGCTTGGATACCACTTAGTCACTCTGGTCTGCCACATACTAATAGTCTCTCTGGCTATCCTTTTCCTGTGGTCTAATGCATGTACATTTATAAACAA GTCTCCACCACGCATTCCAGAACTTCGACTTCCTGAGAATTGTGTCCTTGAGGTTGTATCCACAGTGAGAATTGAAATCAATTTTGCCTTGGCTGTATTGCGGGATATTGCATCTGGGAGAGACTTGAAGGAGTTTCTTGGT GTTATTGCTGGCTTGTGGGTTCTGTCACTTGTTGGGAAATGGTTCAACTTCCTGACCTTGTTCTACATAG CCTTTGTCTTACTGCACACACTACCTGTGCTTTATGAGAAATATGAAGACCATGTTGATTCATTTGCTGAGAAGGCAACGGTTGAGATCAAGAAGCAGTATGTGGTGTTTGATGCAAAGGTTTTAAGCAAAATTCCAAGAGGACCATTGAAAGACAACAAGAAGGATTAG